A genomic window from Plutella xylostella chromosome 23, ilPluXylo3.1, whole genome shotgun sequence includes:
- the LOC105398239 gene encoding uncharacterized protein LOC105398239 gives MVLMLLLEHSICNVLEYVLTPDAIIVMNWKWILYFYQDFEVIVFCILVLNVKSRLRAVNEYLKKFIKDQNNVNFNVFTITEVNRQKNLQTKLNLVKKIPLKELAITYDAIGELCSSINQVSNYQIFMTLITTFFYVVMAIWTTIYQYRLNRDVSASVVMTIVWVASGMVAIVAIGIVCDRLMTARRDTIVLVNEIIMDSSLPKALRGQAKMFMQLIEAWPLEMYIYDMFAIDLKLILKFSSVCTTYMIIIIQLSHFTKI, from the coding sequence ATGGTGTTGATGCTGCTCCTTGAACACAGCATTTGCAATGTATTGGAATATGTGCTGACTCCCGATGCAATTATTGTTATGAATTGGAAATGGATACTATATTTCTATCAAGATTTTGAGGTCATTGTGTTTTGCATCTTGGTGTTAAATGTTAAAAGCAGACTCAGAGCAGTAAATGAGTATCtgaaaaagtttataaaagaccAAAACAATGTAAACTTCAATGTTTTCACCATAACTGAAGTAAATCGTCAGAAGAATCTTcagacaaaattaaatttggttaAGAAAATACCACTCAAAGAGTTGGCTATAACTTACGATGCCATCGGAGAACTCTGTAGTTCCATCAATCAAGTTTCTAATTACCAGATCTTCATGACGTTGATAACGACATTCTTTTACGTGGTTATGGCAATCTGGACTACGATATACCAGTATCGTCTGAATCGAGACGTGTCTGCATCAGTAGTTATGACTATCGTCTGGGTAGCAAGTGGAATGGTGGCTATTGTCGCTATAGGGATTGTCTGCGACCGACTTATGACGGCGAGAAGAGACACTATAGTTCTGGTCAATGAAATTATAATGGATTCAAGTCTACCCAAAGCTTTGAGAGGACAGGCTAAGATGTTCATGCAGTTGATAGAAGCATGGCCGCTGGAAATGTACATCTACGATATGTTCGCTATTGATTTGAAACTCATCTTGAAGTTTTCCAGTGTGTGTACGACGTATATGATCATTATTATACAGCTTTCTCACTTCACTAAAATCTAA